A stretch of Gemmatimonas aurantiaca T-27 DNA encodes these proteins:
- a CDS encoding RNA polymerase sigma factor has translation MTDAELVRAVLNGNAHAFTELVHRHSPSCLRFATRMLGAREDAEEATQDTLLRAYRALGSYDPATAFRTWLFAILANRCRTALLSRTRRTRWVHTDADAVARSAVPSHGPDTELRLELTRALAALPVEQREAFLLKHVEQLEYVEMARITGTGVSALKMRVQRACSRLQQELGEYGNAGQ, from the coding sequence ATGACCGATGCCGAGCTCGTACGCGCTGTGCTGAACGGGAATGCTCACGCATTCACGGAGCTTGTGCATCGTCATTCACCAAGTTGCCTGCGATTTGCCACCCGCATGCTCGGCGCGCGCGAAGATGCCGAAGAGGCAACCCAGGACACGCTGTTGCGGGCCTATCGTGCGCTGGGCAGCTACGATCCGGCCACGGCCTTTCGCACCTGGCTCTTCGCCATTCTCGCCAATCGATGTCGCACCGCCTTGCTCTCACGCACGCGCAGAACACGGTGGGTACACACCGACGCGGACGCCGTGGCACGCAGTGCGGTGCCTTCGCACGGCCCTGACACGGAGTTGCGCCTGGAGCTCACCCGTGCCCTCGCGGCACTGCCCGTCGAACAGCGCGAAGCCTTTCTTCTCAAGCACGTCGAGCAACTGGAGTACGTCGAGATGGCACGCATCACGGGAACCGGAGTATCCGCGCTCAAGATGCGCGTACAACGGGCCTGCAGCCGCCTGCAACAGGAACTCGGAGAGTACGGCAATGCCGGACAATAA
- a CDS encoding glycogen-binding domain-containing protein, with the protein MPVTLVPRLRCPHALRMALPLLGVVAPGRLPAQSPVPQVSAMALLTSGNGPQCQAPSMVATQADWTHVSATAYSAPLARATRFGTSTPVVALSARTPAHRGWTLMMSGAVGIAGSDCMALAGQPRALLQLSRAIHNGGVSVGYGHRSLSPLDATRDRQGLTVGVWQRVRGVNASLDLRALGRVTALGRTVWNEPLAVYTDSASVPAPTRQTIITQVPSRLVDLRSRFQFHAGPVLFDITGGSTISHRIRPLPWMQDTLFSSSARSRSNMLWGRTEAQVPITRWVMVRAGVAALPTQPDMTSPVRAVYSFGVQLARWPRRGDTGGDSVATGSRSRMAFEAILNETGQLRLRLRHDDAASVRVSGEPTHWAPVPMIRAAHGWWEATLPVGPGTYRLNISIDEAAWQPPPGLPTARDEFGGRVGLITVR; encoded by the coding sequence ATGCCCGTGACCCTGGTCCCCCGACTGCGGTGTCCACACGCCCTGCGCATGGCGCTGCCACTGCTCGGTGTCGTTGCACCAGGCCGTCTGCCGGCGCAATCACCGGTGCCACAGGTCAGCGCCATGGCACTGCTCACCAGCGGCAATGGCCCGCAGTGCCAGGCGCCCTCCATGGTGGCCACTCAGGCCGACTGGACGCATGTATCGGCCACGGCCTATTCGGCACCACTCGCCCGCGCCACACGTTTTGGCACCAGCACACCGGTCGTCGCGCTGTCTGCCCGCACACCGGCCCATCGTGGATGGACGCTCATGATGTCCGGAGCCGTTGGAATTGCCGGATCCGACTGCATGGCACTGGCCGGTCAACCGCGTGCACTGTTGCAGCTCTCACGTGCCATTCACAACGGCGGCGTGAGTGTGGGATATGGACATCGAAGTCTGTCCCCGCTCGACGCCACTCGGGATCGACAGGGGCTCACGGTGGGGGTGTGGCAGCGCGTGCGCGGCGTGAACGCGTCGCTCGACCTGCGAGCTCTGGGTCGCGTGACGGCATTGGGTCGGACCGTGTGGAACGAACCATTGGCCGTGTACACCGATTCCGCGTCGGTTCCTGCCCCCACCAGGCAGACGATCATCACGCAGGTGCCATCACGATTGGTGGACCTGCGTTCGCGATTCCAGTTCCACGCCGGCCCCGTGTTGTTCGACATCACCGGAGGCAGCACCATCAGTCATCGCATACGACCACTGCCATGGATGCAGGACACGTTGTTCTCGTCCAGCGCACGGTCGCGGTCGAACATGTTGTGGGGCCGGACCGAGGCGCAGGTACCGATCACCCGTTGGGTGATGGTGCGTGCGGGTGTCGCGGCACTGCCCACACAACCCGACATGACGTCTCCGGTGCGCGCAGTCTATTCGTTTGGGGTGCAACTCGCCCGATGGCCGCGCCGTGGCGACACAGGCGGCGACAGTGTGGCCACGGGCAGTCGATCGCGTATGGCCTTCGAGGCGATCCTCAACGAGACGGGGCAACTCCGGCTGCGCCTGCGTCATGACGATGCCGCGTCGGTACGCGTGAGTGGTGAACCCACGCATTGGGCACCGGTGCCGATGATCCGCGCCGCGCATGGGTGGTGGGAAGCCACCTTGCCGGTGGGGCCAGGCACGTATCGTCTCAACATCAGTATCGACGAAGCGGCCTGGCAGCCGCCTCCGGGATTGCCGACCGCGCGCGATGAATTTGGCGGACGGGTTGGGCTCATCACCGTGCGATGA